The Coffea eugenioides isolate CCC68of chromosome 8, Ceug_1.0, whole genome shotgun sequence genome has a segment encoding these proteins:
- the LOC113781585 gene encoding uncharacterized protein LOC113781585: MKLDWCPETATKAFLDTVQTCKVVYNESSVAEMVSAMAAGWNAKLIVEAWSQGGMMATSIGLAIASHHSGGRHVCIVADEASRSKYIQAMEKAGKSPEVIVGEPEEAMNGLEGIDFMVVDCRCNDFARIFKVAKLGEKGAVLIRKNALAKAESDFRWRTVLDAKARIVRAVLLPVGKGLDVAHVGARGGNTGPRKGERRWIKYIDRQTGEEFIIRK; the protein is encoded by the exons ATGAAGCTCGATTGGTGTCCGGAAACAGCCACCAAGGCTTTTCTTGATACTGTGCAAACA TGTAAAGTTGTTTACAATGAATCCAGTGTAGCAGAGATGGTATCAGCCATGGCAGCCGGATGGAATGCAAAATTGATTGTGGAAGCTTGGTCACAAGGTGGGATGATGGCAACAAGCATTGGCCTGGCAATTGCGAGCCATCACTCTGGTGGAAGGCATGTTTGCATAGTTGCTGATGAAGCCTCAAGGTCAAAGTACATTCAAGCAATGGAGAAAGCCGGAAAATCGCCTGAAGTCATCGTTGGTGAGCCGGAGGAGGCTATGAACGGATTAGAAGGTATTGATTTCATGGTTGTGGATTGCAGGTGCAACGATTTTGCTAGAATTTTCAAGGTGGCTAAGCTAGGTGAAAAGGGTGCGGTTTTGATACGCAAGAATGCTTTGGCCAAGGCTGAATCAGATTTCAGATGGCGTACGGTTCTTGATGCTAAAGCAAGGATTGTCCGCGCAGTTCTTTTGCCTGTGGGGAAAGGATTGGATGTTGCACATGTTGGAGCAAGAGGTGGGAACACAGGCCCAAGAAAGGGCGAGAGAAGATGGATTAAATACATTGATCGACAAACAGGAGAGGAGTTCATCATCCGGAAGTGA